In the Pseudomonas sp. DTU_2021_1001937_2_SI_NGA_ILE_001 genome, one interval contains:
- a CDS encoding GntR family transcriptional regulator has translation MNYPIQDLNHAYLGNGIYGLLREALITGRFQPDDRLRIRDLAEQLGTSVTPVRDAILKLAKEQALVLKTPRDIRVPVLSLEQYLEIRSIRLALEGLAAETAAARVGDAQLQALERNILDNLAAIRSNDLGAALKLNQAFHFSLAEIACMPLLAGFLDSLWMRTGPLIARAYGNFGEHIAVDHHWEVLHALQHHDGPAARQAICADIMDGNAKMIVYIEGTAATPPEHLST, from the coding sequence ATGAATTACCCCATTCAGGACCTGAACCACGCCTACCTGGGCAACGGCATCTACGGCCTGCTGCGCGAGGCGCTGATCACCGGGCGCTTCCAGCCGGATGACCGGCTGCGCATCCGTGACCTGGCCGAGCAACTGGGCACCAGCGTCACCCCCGTGCGCGATGCGATTCTCAAGCTGGCCAAGGAACAGGCCCTGGTGCTCAAGACCCCACGTGATATCCGTGTGCCGGTGCTGTCGCTGGAGCAATACCTGGAAATCCGCAGCATCCGCCTGGCCCTCGAAGGCCTGGCAGCGGAGACCGCCGCCGCAAGGGTCGGCGATGCACAGCTGCAGGCGCTGGAGCGCAATATCCTCGACAACCTCGCCGCCATCCGCAGCAACGACCTGGGCGCCGCGCTGAAGCTTAACCAGGCCTTTCATTTTTCCCTGGCCGAGATCGCCTGCATGCCGTTGCTGGCCGGTTTCCTCGACAGCCTGTGGATGCGCACCGGGCCGTTGATTGCCCGCGCCTACGGCAATTTCGGCGAACACATCGCCGTGGACCATCACTGGGAAGTGCTGCATGCCTTGCAACACCACGACGGGCCGGCGGCCCGCCAGGCAATCTGCGCCGACATCATGGACGGCAATGCCAAGATGATCGTCTATATCGAAGGGACCGCCGCTACCCCGCCTGAGCACCTGAGCACCTGA
- a CDS encoding alpha/beta hydrolase, producing the protein MLANSQQGQGSPAFVLMHFLGGSHRTWSAAVPFLDRRHHCLALDTPGFGDSAEVPGYSVTEMADRVDESIRAAGLKRCILVGHSMTGKVAVVLAARRPDYLAGLILVAPSPPGPQPMSEADRDRQRAYDRSREQAEAFVDESSFHPLPQALREVAIGDARQVNLQAWKAWVDQGSREDWSARIGSLPYPVLLVCGADDQQVPGPDEQARTTLAHFPEGRIELIQGAGHLMPLQTPQALAALMLAFAAGL; encoded by the coding sequence ATGTTAGCCAACAGTCAGCAAGGCCAGGGTTCGCCCGCGTTCGTGCTCATGCATTTCCTCGGCGGTTCGCACCGAACCTGGTCGGCCGCCGTACCCTTTCTCGACCGGCGGCATCACTGCCTGGCCCTCGATACGCCCGGTTTCGGCGACTCTGCCGAAGTGCCCGGCTACAGCGTCACGGAGATGGCCGACCGGGTCGATGAAAGTATCCGCGCCGCCGGCCTGAAGCGCTGCATCCTGGTCGGCCACTCGATGACCGGTAAGGTGGCGGTGGTGCTGGCGGCGCGTCGGCCGGATTATCTGGCCGGGTTGATTCTGGTTGCGCCCTCGCCGCCTGGCCCGCAGCCGATGAGCGAGGCCGACCGCGACCGCCAGCGCGCCTACGACCGCTCCCGGGAACAGGCCGAAGCCTTCGTCGATGAGTCGAGCTTCCATCCGTTGCCGCAAGCGCTGCGTGAAGTGGCCATCGGCGATGCGCGGCAGGTCAATCTGCAGGCCTGGAAAGCCTGGGTCGACCAGGGCAGCCGGGAAGACTGGAGCGCACGGATCGGCAGCCTGCCCTATCCCGTGCTGCTAGTGTGTGGCGCTGACGACCAACAGGTGCCCGGCCCGGACGAACAGGCCAGGACCACCCTGGCGCATTTCCCCGAAGGGCGTATCGAGCTGATCCAGGGTGCCGGCCACTTGATGCCGCTGCAGACGCCACAGGCGCTGGCTGCCCTGATGCTGGCGTTCGCCGCCGGACTGTGA
- a CDS encoding CinA family protein has protein sequence MSPEKIVTYLKDHDLYLTTAESCTAGRIVAMLAEVPQCGEILESGYVVYSPHAKQRLLGVSMHTVEQFNLTSVEVAREMAVGALRDSPANVVIATTGLCGGEDVDGIPAGTVCFAWGFLHGGRQAVFTRRRRFFGDRHALQTQAALYALEQLPAFHRRMLAGESA, from the coding sequence ATGTCCCCCGAAAAGATCGTTACTTACCTCAAGGATCATGATCTCTACCTGACCACAGCCGAGTCGTGTACCGCCGGGCGTATCGTGGCCATGCTTGCCGAAGTCCCGCAGTGCGGAGAAATACTGGAGAGCGGCTATGTGGTCTATTCGCCACACGCCAAGCAACGCTTGCTTGGGGTCAGCATGCATACCGTAGAGCAATTCAACCTGACCAGCGTCGAAGTGGCCCGGGAAATGGCCGTTGGCGCGTTACGCGACAGCCCGGCCAACGTGGTCATCGCCACCACCGGCTTGTGCGGCGGTGAGGATGTCGACGGTATACCCGCCGGCACGGTCTGTTTCGCCTGGGGCTTCCTGCATGGCGGTCGTCAGGCGGTGTTCACCCGCCGGCGGCGTTTCTTCGGTGATCGCCACGCCTTGCAGACTCAGGCGGCCCTGTATGCCCTGGAGCAACTGCCGGCGTTTCATCGTCGCATGCTCGCTGGGGAGTCCGCCTGA
- a CDS encoding lipocalin family protein, with protein MKMRTTLLCSCLLLTLAGCAGSGDDSNQPTTMQVDLQRYQGTWYELARLPMFFQRKCVQSEAHYGLRADGKIDVTNRCREEDGQTNEVQGVAEPQQAGRTDKLWVRFDNWFSRLFPGLTKGQYWVLYHDQDYRVALVGHPNRKYLWLLSRTEAVTDETRNHLLQIARDQGYDTRDLVWRKTD; from the coding sequence ATGAAGATGCGTACCACCCTGTTGTGTTCCTGCCTGCTGCTGACCCTGGCGGGTTGTGCCGGGTCTGGCGACGACAGCAACCAGCCGACGACCATGCAGGTCGACCTGCAGCGCTACCAGGGCACCTGGTACGAGCTGGCGCGCCTGCCGATGTTCTTCCAGCGCAAGTGCGTGCAGTCCGAGGCCCATTACGGCCTGCGTGCCGACGGCAAGATCGACGTGACCAACCGCTGCCGCGAAGAAGACGGCCAGACCAACGAGGTCCAGGGCGTCGCCGAACCGCAACAGGCCGGACGTACCGACAAGCTGTGGGTGCGCTTCGATAACTGGTTCAGCCGCCTGTTTCCCGGCCTGACCAAAGGCCAGTACTGGGTGCTGTACCACGACCAGGATTACCGCGTGGCGCTGGTCGGCCATCCGAACCGCAAGTACCTGTGGCTGCTGTCACGCACTGAAGCGGTCACCGACGAAACCCGCAACCACCTGCTGCAGATCGCCCGCGACCAGGGGTACGACACCCGCGACCTGGTGTGGCGCAAGACTGATTGA
- a CDS encoding DUF6482 family protein — MNLATLARRARAGQVNELELFSMEGGFYLLRVHTAEGSELLHGEQGKVMHLRSTTHLRDLLHDLQLPPLPCVLVQHVVHDEMCGRRDGPIEPLRLPVNLERQW; from the coding sequence ATGAACCTCGCCACATTGGCCCGGCGTGCCAGGGCGGGGCAGGTGAATGAGCTGGAGCTGTTCTCCATGGAGGGCGGTTTCTACCTGTTGCGTGTGCACACTGCCGAAGGCAGCGAGCTTTTGCACGGTGAGCAGGGCAAGGTCATGCACCTGCGTTCGACCACCCACCTGCGCGACCTGCTGCATGACCTGCAACTGCCGCCGCTGCCCTGCGTGCTGGTGCAGCACGTGGTACACGACGAGATGTGTGGCCGCCGTGACGGCCCCATCGAGCCGTTGCGCCTGCCGGTGAACCTGGAGCGCCAGTGGTGA
- a CDS encoding cryptochrome/photolyase family protein gives MVRARRLGLLLGDQLSFNLDMLQVLDPQQDALLLAEVQEEARYVPHHPQKIVLIFSAMRHFAEALRERGWQVIYVTLDDPHNRGSIAGELHRWQAALEAQQVHVTECGEWRLEQALRDSGLDLHWHADRRFLCSRAEFAAWAKGRTQLRMELFYRQMRKRSGLLLEPDGSPVGGAWNFNSDNRKALPRGVRGPFPARFAQDPITRQVIALVGERFTDHYGRLEGFDYPVTHAEAQALWAHFLQFSLAAFGDYQDAMAEGEPYLFHARISAALNIGLLDLRELCADVDSAYRQGHVPLNAAEGFIRQLIGWREYVRGIYWLCMPDYAGLNAFGNQRALPGFYWTGHTRMRCMAQAIVQTLELGYAHHIQRLMVTGNFALLAGIAPPAICEWYLAVYMDAFDWVELPNTLGMVMHADGGYLGSKPYCASGKYIQRMSDHCRHCEYRVDRAVEEDACPFNALYWHFLMRHREPLSGNPRMSLTYRNLQGMSEERRAALWQRGEDLLARLDAGEAL, from the coding sequence GTGGTGAGGGCACGCCGACTGGGCCTGCTGCTCGGCGACCAACTGTCTTTCAACCTGGACATGCTGCAGGTCCTGGACCCGCAGCAGGACGCTCTGTTGCTCGCTGAAGTGCAGGAGGAGGCGCGCTACGTCCCCCATCATCCGCAGAAAATCGTGCTGATCTTCAGCGCCATGCGTCATTTTGCCGAGGCGTTGCGTGAGCGCGGCTGGCAAGTGATCTACGTGACCCTCGACGACCCGCACAACCGCGGCAGTATCGCCGGTGAGCTGCACCGTTGGCAGGCCGCTCTGGAGGCGCAGCAGGTGCACGTTACCGAATGCGGTGAATGGCGCCTGGAGCAGGCCCTGCGCGACAGCGGCCTGGACCTGCACTGGCATGCCGACCGGCGTTTTCTATGCTCGCGCGCCGAATTTGCCGCCTGGGCCAAGGGGCGCACGCAGTTGCGCATGGAGCTGTTCTACCGGCAGATGCGCAAGCGCAGCGGGCTGTTGCTGGAGCCGGACGGCAGCCCGGTGGGCGGCGCCTGGAACTTCAACAGCGACAACCGCAAGGCGCTGCCACGTGGCGTGCGTGGGCCGTTTCCGGCGCGTTTTGCCCAGGACCCCATCACCCGCCAGGTAATCGCGCTGGTGGGGGAGCGCTTCACCGACCACTACGGCCGCCTGGAAGGGTTCGACTATCCCGTCACCCACGCCGAAGCGCAGGCGCTGTGGGCGCACTTTCTGCAGTTCTCGCTGGCGGCGTTCGGTGACTACCAGGACGCCATGGCCGAGGGCGAGCCCTACCTGTTCCATGCGCGGATCAGCGCCGCGCTGAACATCGGCCTGCTGGACCTGCGCGAGCTGTGCGCCGATGTCGACAGTGCCTATCGTCAAGGTCATGTTCCACTCAATGCCGCCGAGGGCTTCATTCGCCAGTTGATCGGCTGGCGCGAATACGTGCGGGGCATCTACTGGTTGTGCATGCCCGATTACGCCGGGCTCAATGCCTTCGGTAACCAGCGCGCGCTGCCAGGCTTTTACTGGACCGGGCACACCCGCATGCGCTGCATGGCCCAAGCCATCGTTCAGACGCTGGAGCTGGGCTACGCGCACCACATCCAACGGCTGATGGTCACCGGCAATTTCGCCTTGCTGGCCGGCATCGCGCCGCCGGCGATCTGCGAGTGGTACCTGGCGGTGTACATGGATGCCTTCGACTGGGTGGAGCTGCCCAACACCCTGGGCATGGTCATGCACGCCGATGGCGGCTACCTGGGTTCCAAGCCGTATTGCGCCAGTGGCAAGTACATCCAGCGCATGTCCGACCACTGCCGGCACTGCGAATACCGGGTGGACCGTGCAGTGGAAGAAGATGCCTGCCCGTTCAATGCCCTGTACTGGCACTTCCTGATGCGCCACCGCGAACCGTTGTCCGGCAACCCGCGCATGAGCCTGACCTATCGCAACCTGCAAGGCATGAGCGAAGAGCGCCGAGCGGCGCTGTGGCAGCGTGGGGAGGACTTACTGGCCCGGCTGGATGCCGGCGAGGCTCTGTGA
- a CDS encoding DUF2256 domain-containing protein has protein sequence MKEKRPKKADLPQKTCVVCGLPFTWRKRWARCWDEVRYCSERCRRGARSARS, from the coding sequence GTGAAGGAAAAGCGCCCGAAGAAAGCCGACCTGCCGCAGAAAACCTGCGTGGTCTGCGGCCTGCCGTTCACCTGGCGCAAGCGCTGGGCGCGCTGTTGGGATGAGGTGCGTTACTGCTCCGAGCGCTGCCGCCGTGGGGCACGCAGCGCTCGGTCATGA
- a CDS encoding endonuclease has translation MTRLLLSFALAFSFISPALAAPPASFDDAKVVAREKIYNDQTHSALGELYCGCQWEWVGRSGGRLDKRSCGYQTRKQEERAQRTEWEHIVPAWTFGHQRQCWQKGGRSFCEKDDPVFNAMEANLFNLYPAVGEVNGDRSNFSYGMVASNAPQYGQCKTKVDFSEEVAEPRDEVKGMVARTTFYMFDRYGLNMSRQQQQLLMAWNKQYPVSAWEKQRDQRIAAIMGHHNPFVTGQRTWTLDYKPVGDGLVSPVPTKTAKAAPAASAQVAASGAIIGNRNSQLYHLPSGCPGYSQVSAKNQVSFASEAEAQAAGYKKAGNCR, from the coding sequence ATGACCAGATTGTTACTTTCCTTTGCCCTCGCCTTTTCATTCATCAGCCCTGCCCTGGCGGCGCCTCCGGCCAGCTTCGACGACGCCAAGGTGGTGGCCCGGGAAAAGATCTACAACGACCAGACCCACAGTGCCCTTGGCGAGCTGTACTGCGGCTGCCAATGGGAGTGGGTCGGGCGTTCCGGTGGGCGGCTCGACAAACGCTCGTGCGGCTACCAGACCCGCAAGCAGGAAGAGCGTGCGCAGCGCACTGAGTGGGAGCACATCGTGCCGGCCTGGACCTTCGGCCATCAGCGCCAGTGCTGGCAGAAAGGGGGACGCTCGTTCTGCGAAAAGGACGATCCGGTGTTCAACGCCATGGAAGCCAACCTGTTCAACCTCTACCCGGCGGTGGGCGAAGTGAACGGCGACCGCAGCAACTTCAGCTACGGCATGGTCGCCAGTAACGCGCCGCAGTACGGCCAGTGCAAGACCAAGGTGGATTTCAGCGAAGAAGTCGCCGAACCGCGTGACGAGGTAAAAGGTATGGTCGCCCGCACCACCTTCTACATGTTCGATCGCTACGGCTTGAACATGTCGCGCCAACAGCAGCAACTGCTCATGGCCTGGAACAAGCAGTACCCGGTGAGCGCCTGGGAGAAACAGCGTGACCAACGCATCGCCGCGATCATGGGTCACCACAACCCCTTCGTCACCGGCCAGCGTACCTGGACCCTGGACTACAAGCCGGTGGGTGACGGACTGGTCAGCCCCGTGCCGACCAAGACGGCCAAGGCCGCACCGGCGGCCAGTGCGCAAGTCGCGGCCAGTGGCGCGATCATCGGCAACCGCAACAGCCAGCTGTATCACCTGCCCAGTGGCTGCCCCGGCTACAGCCAGGTGTCAGCGAAGAACCAGGTGAGCTTCGCCAGCGAAGCCGAAGCCCAGGCGGCGGGCTACAAGAAGGCCGGCAACTGCCGCTGA
- a CDS encoding hybrid sensor histidine kinase/response regulator, which produces MSGPTSFLSVVAILENLTREQLLAEIARLQGVVAAVGLDPAAAGPAPANAAVHACQAHQEILETQERYRLVAKATNDAIWDWDLKANHVQWNDALQDAYGHCLKASDMTGDWWIAQIHPDDRQRIHDSIHAVIDGSGTAWTDEYRFRRADDSYAEVFDRGHVIRNAEGQATRMIGAMLDLSEMRRTEKALLDSQERYRTILETIATAFAIVQVRFDADELPVDYRFVEVNAAFARQAGVDLQGKWVTEFAPNLEAVWFENYGRVALTGEPASFESYAEAFGRWFDVRAVRVGDPADRQIGIFFSDVTERRNAEERLRVSEALAIESVERVQLALSAGAIIGTWHWNLPLDAFSVDEGFARAFGLDPALGRVGLSLEQVIQTVHPDDKQGLIDAIDEVVARGGAYAHQYRVRRLDGKYYWIEANGRVNHDDEGRPLTFPGVLIDVQERRAVEAERDRATAALWAMNDTLEARVAERTAELMQAEEKLRQSQKMEAVGQLTGGLAHDFNNLLAGISGALELIDKRIAQGRLKDIGKYMSAAQGAARRAASLTHRLLAFSRRQTLDPRPTDVNMLVAGLAEMVQRTVGPGIDVGTRCCEPLWPTLVDVSQLENALLNLCINARDAMPGGGRISIETANRRMDPSSAMAYEIPSGDYVALSVTDTGCGMPPDVIAKAFDPFFTTKPLGQGTGLGLSMIYGFAKQSGGQARIYSAVGSGTTVRIYLPRYMGDIVAKEESTTQQAVTSQAQSGDTILVVDDEPTVRMLLADSLGELGYTIIEAGDSVAGIRLLRSDMRIDLLITDVGLPGGMNGRQLADAGREVRPGLKTLFVTGYAETTVIGKGDLGPDRLVLAKPFSTEALAARVHELIGFTL; this is translated from the coding sequence ATGTCCGGGCCTACTTCATTTCTCTCAGTGGTGGCCATCCTGGAAAACCTGACCCGTGAACAACTGCTGGCCGAGATCGCACGGCTGCAGGGGGTGGTGGCGGCCGTCGGCCTGGATCCTGCGGCAGCCGGGCCGGCCCCGGCCAATGCGGCTGTCCATGCCTGCCAGGCGCACCAGGAGATCCTCGAAACCCAGGAGCGTTATCGCCTGGTCGCCAAGGCCACCAACGACGCGATCTGGGACTGGGACCTGAAGGCCAACCATGTGCAGTGGAACGATGCCTTGCAGGACGCCTATGGCCATTGCCTGAAAGCCTCGGACATGACCGGTGACTGGTGGATCGCGCAGATCCACCCCGATGACCGCCAGCGCATCCATGATTCCATCCACGCGGTGATCGACGGCAGCGGCACCGCCTGGACCGACGAATACCGCTTCCGCCGCGCCGACGATTCCTATGCCGAAGTGTTCGATCGTGGCCACGTGATTCGCAACGCCGAAGGGCAGGCCACGCGGATGATCGGCGCGATGCTCGACCTGAGCGAGATGCGCCGCACGGAAAAGGCCCTGCTCGACAGCCAGGAGCGCTACCGCACCATTCTGGAAACCATCGCCACCGCGTTTGCCATCGTGCAGGTCAGGTTCGATGCCGACGAGCTGCCGGTGGACTACCGCTTCGTCGAGGTCAACGCGGCCTTCGCCCGCCAGGCCGGTGTCGACCTGCAGGGCAAGTGGGTCACCGAGTTTGCGCCGAACCTCGAAGCCGTGTGGTTCGAGAACTACGGGCGGGTGGCGCTGACTGGCGAGCCGGCGAGTTTCGAAAGCTATGCCGAGGCCTTTGGTCGCTGGTTCGATGTGCGGGCGGTGCGGGTCGGCGACCCGGCGGATCGGCAGATCGGCATTTTCTTCAGCGATGTCACCGAGCGGCGCAACGCCGAAGAACGCCTGCGGGTCAGCGAGGCGCTGGCCATCGAAAGCGTCGAGCGCGTGCAGCTGGCGCTGTCGGCTGGAGCCATCATCGGCACCTGGCACTGGAACCTGCCGCTGGACGCCTTCAGCGTCGACGAGGGCTTCGCCCGCGCGTTTGGCCTGGACCCGGCGCTGGGGCGCGTCGGGCTGAGCCTGGAGCAGGTGATCCAGACCGTACACCCCGATGACAAACAGGGGCTGATCGACGCCATCGACGAAGTCGTGGCGCGTGGCGGCGCCTATGCGCACCAGTACCGGGTAAGACGCCTGGACGGCAAGTACTACTGGATCGAGGCCAACGGCCGGGTCAATCACGACGACGAAGGTCGGCCACTGACCTTTCCCGGGGTACTGATCGATGTGCAGGAGCGCCGTGCCGTGGAGGCCGAACGCGACCGAGCCACGGCGGCCTTGTGGGCGATGAACGATACCTTGGAGGCGCGCGTCGCCGAGCGTACCGCCGAGCTGATGCAGGCCGAAGAAAAACTGCGCCAGTCGCAGAAGATGGAAGCGGTAGGGCAGTTGACTGGCGGCTTGGCCCACGACTTCAACAACCTGCTGGCCGGTATCTCCGGCGCGCTGGAATTGATCGACAAACGCATTGCCCAGGGGCGCTTGAAGGACATCGGCAAATACATGTCGGCGGCCCAGGGTGCCGCGCGTCGGGCGGCGTCGCTGACCCATCGCCTGCTGGCCTTCTCGCGGCGTCAGACCCTCGACCCGCGGCCCACGGACGTCAACATGCTGGTCGCCGGGCTGGCGGAAATGGTGCAGCGCACCGTCGGTCCGGGTATCGACGTGGGGACCCGCTGTTGCGAACCGCTGTGGCCGACCCTGGTGGATGTCAGCCAGCTGGAAAACGCCTTGCTCAACCTGTGCATCAACGCTCGCGACGCCATGCCCGGCGGCGGGCGCATCAGCATCGAGACCGCCAACCGGCGCATGGACCCTTCGTCGGCGATGGCCTACGAGATTCCTTCTGGTGACTATGTGGCCCTGAGCGTCACCGACACCGGCTGCGGCATGCCGCCGGATGTGATCGCCAAGGCGTTCGACCCGTTCTTCACCACCAAGCCCCTGGGGCAGGGCACGGGCCTGGGGCTGTCGATGATCTACGGTTTCGCCAAGCAGTCCGGCGGTCAGGCGCGCATCTATTCTGCGGTCGGCAGTGGCACCACGGTACGCATCTACCTGCCGCGGTACATGGGCGACATCGTGGCCAAGGAAGAGTCCACGACACAGCAGGCGGTCACTTCCCAGGCGCAGTCTGGCGACACCATTCTCGTCGTCGACGACGAGCCCACGGTGCGCATGCTGCTGGCCGACAGCCTCGGCGAGCTGGGTTACACCATCATCGAGGCGGGCGACAGCGTGGCCGGCATCAGGCTGTTGCGCTCGGACATGCGCATCGACCTGCTGATCACCGACGTCGGCCTGCCCGGCGGCATGAATGGCCGGCAACTGGCCGATGCCGGGCGGGAGGTCCGTCCGGGCCTGAAGACCCTGTTCGTGACCGGTTACGCTGAAACCACGGTGATCGGCAAGGGCGACCTGGGGCCGGACCGCCTGGTGCTGGCCAAACCCTTCAGCACCGAGGCCCTGGCAGCGCGGGTGCATGAACTGATCGGCTTCACCCTGTAG
- a CDS encoding NUDIX hydrolase, with product MQDRTTPRAAYLHTIDLCVLHYCRQTQSLQILLNQRDNEPFARHWALPGIVVNGDVEDRTLEDAVERLRRSPKVDMPLAWLEQVGTVGDAFRDPRCWSSSTFYLAILSEPCELAAHQRFVPLLEVASGAYKLPFDHNLLAARAQERLLSKSLYSSLPLMFLGTEFSAPEAVTIFSLVLQRPVLKTSIRQRLLKMSEAGYLRESGRKKQGDGGRPQATLESLRPGSLYLFDRSFLD from the coding sequence ATGCAAGACCGCACCACCCCACGCGCCGCCTACCTGCACACCATCGACCTCTGCGTGCTGCATTACTGCCGCCAGACCCAGAGCCTGCAGATTCTGCTCAACCAGCGTGACAACGAGCCGTTCGCCAGGCACTGGGCGCTGCCCGGTATCGTGGTCAACGGCGACGTCGAAGACCGTACCCTGGAAGACGCCGTCGAGCGCCTGCGCCGTTCGCCCAAGGTCGACATGCCTCTGGCCTGGCTCGAACAGGTCGGCACGGTGGGCGATGCCTTTCGCGACCCGCGTTGCTGGTCCTCCTCGACCTTCTACCTGGCGATTCTCAGCGAGCCCTGCGAGCTGGCGGCGCACCAGCGTTTCGTGCCGCTACTGGAGGTCGCCAGCGGCGCCTACAAGCTGCCGTTCGACCACAACCTCCTGGCGGCCCGCGCCCAGGAACGGTTGCTGTCCAAGTCGCTGTACAGCAGCCTGCCGCTGATGTTCCTCGGCACCGAGTTCAGCGCCCCGGAAGCCGTGACGATCTTCTCCCTGGTGCTGCAACGCCCAGTGCTCAAGACCAGTATCCGCCAGCGCCTGCTGAAGATGAGCGAGGCTGGCTATCTGCGCGAGTCGGGGCGCAAGAAACAGGGCGACGGCGGCCGCCCGCAAGCGACCCTGGAAAGCCTCAGGCCAGGCAGCCTCTACCTGTTCGACCGCAGCTTCCTGGATTAG
- a CDS encoding cytidyltransferase — MIEVAVYGGAFDPPHAGHARVMIEASRQARQVWVVPSFRHADGKRMADFDLRLGWLHDVVASIRPLCAAPVRVSGIERELAQLQPGPVYSYTLLERLATRLGIADRQLALVTGPDVLERLPQFHRGAALLERFAVIAIDEQLDVRSSSLRQRLQQGLALPKQWLAPGLDPLNYRHYAVHGT, encoded by the coding sequence ATGATCGAAGTGGCTGTATACGGCGGAGCCTTCGACCCGCCACATGCCGGGCATGCCCGCGTGATGATCGAAGCGTCGCGCCAGGCGCGGCAGGTGTGGGTGGTGCCCAGCTTCCGGCATGCCGATGGCAAGCGCATGGCTGACTTCGATCTGCGCCTGGGCTGGTTGCATGACGTGGTCGCGAGCATTCGCCCGCTGTGTGCGGCGCCGGTACGGGTCAGTGGCATCGAACGGGAGCTGGCGCAGTTGCAGCCTGGTCCTGTGTACAGCTACACCCTGCTCGAACGCCTAGCGACGCGTCTGGGTATCGCCGATCGGCAGCTGGCCCTGGTCACCGGGCCGGATGTGCTGGAACGCCTGCCGCAGTTTCATCGCGGCGCGGCGTTGCTGGAGCGCTTCGCGGTGATCGCCATCGACGAACAACTGGACGTGCGCAGCAGCAGCCTGCGCCAGCGCCTGCAGCAGGGCCTGGCGCTGCCAAAGCAGTGGCTGGCCCCCGGGCTGGATCCGCTAAACTACCGCCACTACGCCGTTCACGGAACCTGA
- a CDS encoding nicotinamidase: MNSSLGNTASFDVDAQKGFTPLCPDELPVAGGEQIGAELNFIASLAGVRVGSKDAHSPEAPWVVAGHEQMLKPTGLPQADLTWVSHCVPGTEGFTLLDELPAPCDYDYFVWKGVEPDLHPYGALYHDLDGKLSTGVAEYLASRSVTQVIVGGLALDFCVKTTALQLAAAGFRVIVHLPACRAISEEGAHAAIAEMRQAGIQVAADREQTRQLAGQ; encoded by the coding sequence ATGAACTCATCGCTTGGCAATACCGCATCCTTCGACGTCGATGCACAGAAAGGCTTCACCCCGCTCTGCCCGGATGAACTGCCGGTGGCCGGCGGTGAGCAGATCGGCGCCGAACTCAACTTCATCGCCAGCCTGGCCGGCGTGCGGGTGGGCAGCAAGGACGCGCACAGCCCCGAGGCTCCCTGGGTGGTGGCCGGGCATGAGCAGATGCTCAAGCCCACCGGCCTGCCGCAAGCCGACCTGACCTGGGTCAGCCACTGCGTACCGGGCACCGAAGGGTTCACCCTGCTGGACGAGCTGCCAGCACCCTGTGACTACGACTACTTCGTGTGGAAGGGCGTGGAGCCGGACCTGCACCCCTATGGCGCGCTGTACCACGACCTGGACGGCAAGCTGTCCACCGGCGTGGCCGAATACCTGGCCAGCCGCAGCGTGACCCAAGTGATCGTCGGCGGCCTGGCCCTGGACTTCTGCGTCAAGACCACCGCCCTGCAACTGGCGGCAGCGGGCTTTCGGGTCATCGTGCACCTGCCAGCCTGCCGGGCGATCAGCGAAGAGGGCGCACACGCGGCAATTGCCGAAATGCGCCAGGCAGGCATCCAGGTTGCCGCCGACCGTGAACAGACCCGCCAACTGGCCGGCCAATGA